The genomic segment GGCACCAATCGCCACCAGCGATTCGCTCTCCCCGTCGCTCGCACCCATCCCCCGCGTTGCGATGACCAGCACACCAGTGCCAAGCGTTGCCTCACGAACCGGCGCCAGGATCAACCCTGCCGCGCCGCTCGCGCGCTGGAGCGCTTCCAGCGCCAAACTGAGCGCAGTCGGGACGATGGCCGCTGTCGGATAGCTCAGCGGTTCACCAAGCCCAGCTAATGTTTCAGCAAGCCCCGGCTGGGCAGCCAGCTGCAACAGCGCCTCCCGCGCTGCTGCGATCGTTCCCCACGTCCAGCAGCGTGGCTCGGCCTCGCCTGCATCCCACCAGAAGAACGCCGCTCCAGTGCCGTTCACCACATGGCATAGCCCTGCCAGCGCCTCCTCAAGGCCAGATTGACTGCCAGCACGCTCAGCTGCGACCCACGCCAGGAGCCATCGCTGCAGCGCCAGCGCCCGTTGCAGCCGAGCTTGCAGGCGTGTCTGCTCACGCCGATCGAGCAACAGCCCAACCCAGCCGACAGGTTGACCAGCCTGATCGTGGAGGAGCGCGCCAGTTTCGTGGATCCAGGCAATCTGTCCATCACCGCAGACAAGCCGATACTCGCGTGATTCCACGTCAGGCGCACGAGCGTGCAGCGCCGCTTTGGCCCGGTCTTCGGCCAGGACCCGCGTGCTCCACCGCTCCCATTCGCCGAATCCGAACTGCTGCCGCGCTGCCTTGTTGAGCCAGCGCACATCAAAGTCTTCGCTCGTCGCGATCGAGCCTGGCAACGCCAGCACATCAAGCCACATCACAAGGTGATGGAGGAGCGGATGGGTTTCGTCTTTGGGAAGTCCGGACTGTGGCATTCGCCCTCCGCCTAGGCGCTCACCATACGGCGGCCTCATTCCCACCCCATACACCGTCAGCCGACGGCACGTCTTCATTGCTATGGTATCGGCACAATGCATCCAGTCCTCAATACCGTCACGGCAGTTGCCACCGGGAGTACCCTTAGTCCGAGAAAGACACGATCGGAGGTCCTCATGGCTTTCTACCTTGTGCGTGCTCGCCCAATCCCAGAGCGGCTGGCAGCCCTTCGCCAGCAACTCGACGCCCACGCCTTCCGTGAGCTTCGTCCATTTGGCCGCGCGCTCACGACCGCACTTGAACAGGCGCGACGTGATCCAGCGACCGGTTGGGCCCTGTGGGAGGAAGAAGACTACTGTACGCCGCCGTTGGCCATGGAACGGGCTGCGGTGCTCGATCAGTACTTCACCGATCTGACAGTCCAGCCGGTGCAGCGTGACGAAGGCTGGGCCGCAATCGCCCACCTGCCATCGCTCTGGCAGCACACGCCGCTCACGAGCGACGATGGTGCAGACGAAGGAGGCCGGACGCACCGGTGATGCTCCCGGATGCCCCGCGGCCCTGGCACGGCGGTTGGCGTCGTGCCGAGGACTCCCAGCCGTTGCGGCTCAACCGAACACTGCTCCGGCGCATTCTCCACTACGCCGCGCCCTATCGCTGGGCCTTACTCGGCACGCTGCTCACCATCGCCCTTGGCGCTGCGCTCGACACACTTCAGCCGCAGTTACTCCGCATGGTGATCGACCAGGCGCTGCCGCATGATACTGTGCCGGGCAATCCGCGTCTGCTTGCCTTCTTGAGCCTCGGCATCCTGGCCCTGCCGCTGGCCAGCGGGCTTGTCGGTGTCTGGCAGCGGCAACTCACCGCGTCGATTGGGGAAGGATTGATCGCTGACCTTCGCCGTGACCTCTATGCCCACCTGCTTCGACTCGGCTTCCGATTCTTCACCAGCGTGAAAACCGGCGAAACGATGGCGCGGATCACCACCGACGTTGTCGGCGCCCAACGCGCGATTACTGGCACGGCCGTCAGTGTCGTCACCAACGGCGTGCTGCTTGCCGCGACCCTTGCTGCCATGCTCGCGCTCGATTGGCGTCTAACTACGCTTGGGCTGCTTGTCCTGCCGATATTCATTTTGCCTTCCTGGCATGTTGGGCAACGTCTCCGCCAGCTTACCCGTCAGCAGCTTGAGGCCAATGCGCGGCTGCACGGCCAACTGACGGAGACGCTGAACATCAACGGCATCCTCCATGTCAAGCTGTTCGGCCGCCGCCAGGCTGAACAAGCCCGCTTTGTCAAGCATGTCCAAGAACTCCGCGACCTCGGAATCCGCCTCGCGGTCACTGGCCGCTGGCTGATGGTTGCCCTTGGCCTCGGTGCCGCAATCGGCAGCGCGCTCGTCTATGGTGTTGGTGGCCTGCTCGTGATTCATGGCCAGCTTACCACTGGCGCGCTTGTCGCGTTCGCGGTCTATCTGGCCCGGCTCTACGGTCCGGTCACGTCGCTGGCTAGCGCACGGGTCGACCTCGCTACGGCACTGGTGAGCTTCGAGCGTGTCTTTCAGGTGCTCGACACACCCGTTGAGATCGACGAAAAACCTGGAGCCATTGCCCTGGCTCGTCCTCGCGGAGCGATCACCTTCGACCACGTCTGGTTCTCCTACTTCGAGCTTCCCACTCACGCTGCACTCGGCTTTCACGCTGACGACGCTCCTCGTCCAGCTCCCGCCCCGACTCAGGGCCGCTACTGGGCGCTGGAAGACATTTCGTTTCAGGTTGAACCAGGCGAATTCGTCGCACTCGTTGGGCCAAGCGGCGCTGGCAAATCGACGATTACCTACTTGATCGCCCGGCTCTATGATCCAACTCGTGGCCGGATCCTGCTTGACGGCATTGATCTGCGCGATCTGACACTTGAAAGCCTTGCGCGGGCGATTGGCATGGTACCGCAAGAGCCCTATCTCTTCCATGACACGATTGCCGCTAACTTGCGCTTCGCCCGGCCAGACGCCACAGATGCCGAACTTGAAGCAGCCGCCCGCGCAGCCTTCATTCACGAGCGCATCCTTGAGCTACCACAGGGCTACGACACCATCGTGGGCGAACGAGGGTATCGGCTGTCTGGGGGAGAAAAGCAGCGCCTTGCCATTGCCCGGTTGATCCTTGCTGATCCCCCGGTGCTGGTTCTTGACGAGGCCACGTCGTCGCTTGACAGTGAATCCGAGCAGGCTGTTCAACAGGCGCTGGCGACCCTTATGCGTGGCCGCACAACCATCGTCATTGCCCACCGCCTCTCGACGATTCTGGCCGCCGATCGGATCCTGGTGCTCGACGGCGGGCGGCTGGTCGAGGTCGGCCACCACAACGAACTCCTGGCTCGCAACGGCCGCTACGCTCGGCTCTACCACACCCAATTCCGCCATCCGGCGAACGGGCAGGCAGAACATCGCCGCACCGGCAATGATGCGGTCGTGTCTACCGATGCTGGCCTGCTGACGGCTCCAGAGTCTTGACAACCAGACAAGGGTGAAGTAAACTAAGTACTGCGATCCTGATGGGTTGCCGGTTTCCGGCACAACGGTCAGCGCAGGCTGACCGGCCCTTGGCCCGCATGGGCCTTGTGTAAAGGTCGCGGCGTCCGGCGTTTGCCGGCTCCGCGGGCCGCTTACGCCGACGAGGGGCGTGCCGGACAGTAAGCGCCCGTCAGGATCGCGTTTTTTCTCGGCTGCTTCTCCTCTCTTTTCCTACCTCACCGCCAAGTTGTGCATAGTGCACAATCTCCGACGCTGCCCTTGAGGCACATTCCCATATGCTCCCACGTGGCGTCTGCGTATTGTCATCTGCTGGTGACGCGGCGCGGGCCGCTTCCACACGTGGACAACGGGAGGTGCAGCATGTACGGCCATTGCAAGACACCGGATGACGTCCTTCAGCTCATCACCGAGCACAACATCCAAATCGTCGATCTCCGCTTCACTGACTTGCCCGGCATGTGGCAGCATGCCTCGATCCCTGCTTCGCAGCTGACGGCGAAGTCGTTCGAACGAGGCATCGGCTTTGACGGCAGCAGCATTCGGGGATTCCAAGCGATTCAAGAAAGCGACATGCTCCTCATGCCCGATCCCACAACGGCCTTTATCGATCCATTCCTCAGTGTGCCCACCTTGGCGATCATTTGTAATGTCTATGACCCGGAAACACGCACACCCTATTCACGCGACCCGCGCTATGTCGCGCAAAAAGCAGAGCATTTCTTGAAGTCCTCAGGGATCGCCGATACGAGCTACTGGGGCCCAGAGGCGGAGTTCTTTATTTTCGACCACCTTGCATACAGTGTCCTTCCGCACTCGATGGGCTACGCCATTGACTCGCGCGAAGGGTATTGGAACACCGGCAAGAACGGCAGTGAACCAAACCTGGCATACAAGATTCGCCCCAAAGAGGGATACTTCCCCGCGCCGCCCTCTGATACCTTCCAAGATATTCGCAGCGAAGCGGTCCTCGTGCTCGAGCAGATCGGCATCCCGGTTGAAATGCACCATCACGAGGTCGCAACAGCCGGCCAAGGTGAGATTGACCTCGAGCGTGACACGCTGACCGCCATGGCTGATAAGGTGATGATCTACAAGTACGTCATCAAGAACATTGCACGCAAGCACGGCTGCGTTGCCACGTTCATGCCAAAGCCGCTCTTCGGCGACAACGGCAACGGCATGCACACCCACCAGAGCCTCTGGCGCGGCGGCAAGAACCTGTTCTATGGAGATGGCTACGCTGAACTCAGCGAGGACGCGCTCCACTACATCGCTGGTCTGCTGACGCACGCTGATGCGCTGCTCGGCCTGACCAGCCCCACGACGAACTCGTACAAGCGCCTCGTGCCACACTACGAAGCACCGGTTAACATTGCCTTCTCCAAGCGCAATCGCAGCGCGTGCATCCGCATTCCGATGTACACCACCGGCCCGGAAAATGCGGCCAGCAAGCGCATCGAGTTCCGACCACCCGACCCAAGCTGCAACCCCTATCTTGCCTTTGCTGCCATGCTCATGGCCGGGATTGACGGGATTCGGCGTGAACTCGATCCTTCACCCTTCGGGCCACTCGACATCAACACCTATGACCTGCCGCCGGACTTCTGCGGCCGTGTTAAGAGTGTTCCAGGCTCGCTTGAAGCCGTGCTTGACGCCCTCGAGCGCGACCATGAGTGGCTCCTCGAAGGCGACGTCTTTACCACTGATCTGATCACGACCTGGCTCAGCTATAAGCGGGAAAAGGAGCTCCAGGAGGTCAGTATCCGTCCCCATCCGTACGAGTTCTATCTCTACGCTGATATCTAGGCCCTTACCAGCACGTCGGTATCTATGGTGGAAGCGGGAGAGGAAAGGAGCGATGCACAAACTGAGGACATAAGGAGTACACTCATGGTGCATGACAAGCATCATGCGCAGGACAGGAATGGCTCATACCCGTGGATTGAATCGCTTTGGAAAAGGAGGACAAGGTTGGCGGTTGATACGCGTGTGATTGGTCGGCAGCTTCCAACGCCAACTGCTGACGAAGTGCTCAAGCGTGCTGAAGAAGCGCGGGTTGAGTTCGTTAGCCTGCAATTCACCGATATTCTTGGCATCGTCAAGAATGTCACCGTGCCGATTGATGTCTTTCCTCATATCATCGAGGAGGGGCAGTGGTTTGACGGCTCGTCGATCGAGGGCTTTGCGCGAATCGCCGAAAGCGATATGTACCTCATGCCCGACCTCTCGACTTTTGCCGTCATTCCCTGGAGCACCGGCGAGACGACGACCGCCCGTGTCATCTGCTGGGTCTACAACCCGAACGGCGAACTCTTCCCGGGCGATCCGCGTGTCGTCCTGCTGCGCCAGCTCGAGCGTGCTGCCAAGCTCGGTTATGTCTACAACACTGGCCCGGAGCTCGAGTTCTTCCTGTTTCGCAAGGAAGATGGCAAGATTTCCCCATTGCCACACGATCAGGGCAGCTACTTCGACCTGACGACTGACCTGGCCGATGAAGTGCGCAAGGACATGATCCGCGCCCTGCAGGCGTTTGGCATCAAGGTCGAGGCTGGGCACCACGAAGTCGCTGTCGGCCAGCACGAAATCGACTTTGAATATGCCGACGCGCTCACCACCGCGGACAATGCCATCACGTTCAAGTACACCCTCAAGGCCATCGCGCAGCAGCATGGCCTCCATGCCACCTTCATGCCCAAGCCAATCCAAGGGATCAACGGCTCGGGCATGCACACGCACCAGAGCCTGTCTTCACTAGAAACGGGTGAGAATGTCTTCGTCGACCAGAACGATCCCTACGGGCTCTCGGAAGTCGCCAAGCGCTTCATCGCTGGTCAGCTCTACCATGCACGCAGCATGTGCGCGGTGCTCGCCCCGCTCGTCAATTCCTACAAGCGGCTTGTCCCGGGGTATGAGGCGCCAGTGTACATTAGCTGGGCACGACAAAATCGCTCCGCTCTGATCCGGGTGCCAGCTGTCCGCGCCGGCCGCGTCCAAGCGACCCGCATCGAGCTGCGTTGTCCGGATCCCTCGGCCAACCCCTACCTGGCATACGCTGTCATGCTTGCTGCCGGGCTCGACGGCATCGAGCGCGAGCTGCCATTGCCTGAGCCAGTTGAGGAAAATGTCTATCACTTCACTGAAGAAGACTTGCGCCGCCGCAACGTCGGCGTCCTCCCAGCCACACTTGGCGAGGCGATGGAAGAGCTGGCCCGCGACGACGTCATTCGCGAGGCGCTCGGCGAGCACGCTTTTGAGCGACTCCTCGAAGCCCAGAAGCGTGACTGGGATGCCTATCGGCAGTATGTCACGCAGTGGGAGCTCGATCGCTACCTCGAGATCTACTAGCGCAGTCACGGCAGTGTCTTTGGGCCGGAGCGTCAAGGCACGCTCCGGCCTTGTGTTTCTTTTCTCCTTAGCTCTGCTCAACCACTCCCGGCCGGCGCAGGATGCCGTGCGGGTCATGATGGAAATGGGCCAGCTTGGCAACTTCGGTTTCAATCCCCGTACGCCGCACAAGCACAACGGCAATGGCCGCCCCGAGCAG from the Thermorudis peleae genome contains:
- a CDS encoding ABC transporter ATP-binding protein, producing MLPDAPRPWHGGWRRAEDSQPLRLNRTLLRRILHYAAPYRWALLGTLLTIALGAALDTLQPQLLRMVIDQALPHDTVPGNPRLLAFLSLGILALPLASGLVGVWQRQLTASIGEGLIADLRRDLYAHLLRLGFRFFTSVKTGETMARITTDVVGAQRAITGTAVSVVTNGVLLAATLAAMLALDWRLTTLGLLVLPIFILPSWHVGQRLRQLTRQQLEANARLHGQLTETLNINGILHVKLFGRRQAEQARFVKHVQELRDLGIRLAVTGRWLMVALGLGAAIGSALVYGVGGLLVIHGQLTTGALVAFAVYLARLYGPVTSLASARVDLATALVSFERVFQVLDTPVEIDEKPGAIALARPRGAITFDHVWFSYFELPTHAALGFHADDAPRPAPAPTQGRYWALEDISFQVEPGEFVALVGPSGAGKSTITYLIARLYDPTRGRILLDGIDLRDLTLESLARAIGMVPQEPYLFHDTIAANLRFARPDATDAELEAAARAAFIHERILELPQGYDTIVGERGYRLSGGEKQRLAIARLILADPPVLVLDEATSSLDSESEQAVQQALATLMRGRTTIVIAHRLSTILAADRILVLDGGRLVEVGHHNELLARNGRYARLYHTQFRHPANGQAEHRRTGNDAVVSTDAGLLTAPES
- the glnA gene encoding type I glutamate--ammonia ligase produces the protein MYGHCKTPDDVLQLITEHNIQIVDLRFTDLPGMWQHASIPASQLTAKSFERGIGFDGSSIRGFQAIQESDMLLMPDPTTAFIDPFLSVPTLAIICNVYDPETRTPYSRDPRYVAQKAEHFLKSSGIADTSYWGPEAEFFIFDHLAYSVLPHSMGYAIDSREGYWNTGKNGSEPNLAYKIRPKEGYFPAPPSDTFQDIRSEAVLVLEQIGIPVEMHHHEVATAGQGEIDLERDTLTAMADKVMIYKYVIKNIARKHGCVATFMPKPLFGDNGNGMHTHQSLWRGGKNLFYGDGYAELSEDALHYIAGLLTHADALLGLTSPTTNSYKRLVPHYEAPVNIAFSKRNRSACIRIPMYTTGPENAASKRIEFRPPDPSCNPYLAFAAMLMAGIDGIRRELDPSPFGPLDINTYDLPPDFCGRVKSVPGSLEAVLDALERDHEWLLEGDVFTTDLITTWLSYKREKELQEVSIRPHPYEFYLYADI
- a CDS encoding glutamine synthetase family protein, yielding MAVDTRVIGRQLPTPTADEVLKRAEEARVEFVSLQFTDILGIVKNVTVPIDVFPHIIEEGQWFDGSSIEGFARIAESDMYLMPDLSTFAVIPWSTGETTTARVICWVYNPNGELFPGDPRVVLLRQLERAAKLGYVYNTGPELEFFLFRKEDGKISPLPHDQGSYFDLTTDLADEVRKDMIRALQAFGIKVEAGHHEVAVGQHEIDFEYADALTTADNAITFKYTLKAIAQQHGLHATFMPKPIQGINGSGMHTHQSLSSLETGENVFVDQNDPYGLSEVAKRFIAGQLYHARSMCAVLAPLVNSYKRLVPGYEAPVYISWARQNRSALIRVPAVRAGRVQATRIELRCPDPSANPYLAYAVMLAAGLDGIERELPLPEPVEENVYHFTEEDLRRRNVGVLPATLGEAMEELARDDVIREALGEHAFERLLEAQKRDWDAYRQYVTQWELDRYLEIY